One Gloeothece citriformis PCC 7424 DNA window includes the following coding sequences:
- a CDS encoding WD40 repeat domain-containing protein encodes MPRLNASDTVKKRILIFLERLLTHINYESVDHDYWSNQLYYKWLKDEKPYPKLIVQTSLQVLLDFCNVIAKGKLDNPITVEHLRNDLNLLQELEILIDNRIKRKGSSQWHFTLNLWHSSTEENLKKFEEEWEKRKSPNNQSLSNHTEINYDNFGLIPDSSHIYSREQELVLLKHRIFQNSPPCKIIGIVGIAGIGKTSLACKLIEQIKAAFNYVIYWSFLTPPSSIEFLVKTNNTLSSYIQPNIEDNIKAQLGKLIKLLDKFRCLLFLDNIETIIHQKTYQEYSQILQEIAVSKHQSCLILTSRIIPKNLELLIGKKTSTYFLELQGLDYQTGRNIIEDIDNFHGSEKEWQFFIKQVCHGNPLFIKSIALHIQRVHQKNLSNFLLGGNLITKKIESIFNSYLEQLSHLEKAILLELVINRNPISLLKLKEYIIIDPGYPSLEEAIESLSQQILLYQQDGYFTVHPLMIEFFTQKLITIAIEEIKTQNFQLLKSNALMKATVPDYLRRTQLNLILLPILNNLIYSSNSRKVENELIQCLETLRHHPFGEIGYIASNIINLLNILKKGHLRQYDFSNLPIRQIDFSEIKLNQVNFANSHFYDCFFPQTCGSILSISCSHFNQSVDPEYLLATGDSHGMIYLWKVKQDGDLELNKTFPAHGSWVWSVALNTEGTLLASGGQNGIVKIWSILTEPSLNCQCFRHFNQKHHAPIRSVTFSADSRLLATGSEDKTIKIWSVETGECLHTLEGHLERIGGVAFSHDDQLLASGSADKTVKIWSVETGECLHTLKGHQDWVWQVAFSPDGQLLASGSGDKTIKLWSVTQQKYQYLDTLKGHKNWIWSIAFSPDGQYLASGSEDFTMRLWSVETKKCLQSFQGYGNRLSSIAFSPNSQYILSGSIDRSIRLWSIKNHECLRQIKGHTNWVCSVVFSPDGKTLMSGSGDQTIRLWSIESGEVINTLQEKDDWVLLYQIAVSSNGQYIASTSHNNTIKLWSLTNKEKLIFAPEHQNRVWQIAFTPDSRMLVSGSGDYSVKLWSIPRGFCLKTFEGHQAWVLSVAVSPNGKLIASGSEDRTIKLWSIEDDTTQSLQTFEGHQGRIWSVAFSPNDELIASASDDKTVKIWSIKEGQLIYSFEEYQSWIWSVAFSPDGKLLASGEDNATIRLLNVETGQCDRLLSKHTRSVKSVCFSPDGQMLASASEDGTIKLWNVGTGECQHTLRHPRLYEQTNLTKVEGLSCGTINTLKILGAFENPN; translated from the coding sequence ATGCCAAGACTCAATGCCAGTGATACCGTCAAAAAAAGAATTTTGATCTTCTTAGAAAGATTGTTAACTCATATTAACTACGAATCGGTAGATCACGATTATTGGTCAAATCAACTATACTACAAGTGGCTGAAAGACGAAAAACCATACCCCAAGCTAATTGTTCAAACAAGCTTACAAGTTTTACTGGATTTTTGCAATGTAATCGCTAAAGGAAAATTAGACAATCCCATTACTGTCGAACACCTGAGAAATGACCTTAATCTTTTACAAGAATTGGAAATATTAATAGATAATAGAATTAAACGTAAAGGCTCATCTCAATGGCACTTTACCCTAAATCTTTGGCATTCATCAACAGAAGAAAATTTGAAAAAATTTGAGGAAGAATGGGAAAAGCGTAAATCTCCTAACAATCAGAGCTTATCCAATCACACCGAAATAAATTATGATAATTTTGGTTTAATTCCTGATAGTTCTCACATTTATAGTAGAGAACAAGAACTGGTCTTATTAAAACACAGGATTTTCCAGAATAGTCCCCCCTGTAAAATAATTGGAATAGTGGGAATAGCAGGAATCGGAAAAACTTCTCTGGCCTGTAAACTTATTGAACAAATCAAAGCAGCATTTAATTATGTTATTTATTGGTCTTTTTTAACACCCCCTTCATCTATAGAATTTTTAGTCAAGACTAATAATACGCTTAGTTCATATATTCAGCCTAACATAGAAGATAATATTAAAGCTCAATTAGGAAAATTAATAAAATTATTAGATAAATTTCGTTGTCTATTATTTTTGGATAATATTGAGACAATTATCCACCAAAAAACCTATCAAGAGTATTCTCAAATATTACAAGAAATTGCTGTATCAAAACATCAAAGCTGTTTAATACTAACCAGTCGAATAATTCCTAAAAATCTTGAATTATTAATAGGTAAAAAAACTTCTACTTACTTTTTAGAGTTACAAGGACTTGACTATCAAACAGGACGAAATATTATTGAAGATATTGATAATTTTCATGGCTCAGAAAAAGAATGGCAATTTTTTATTAAACAAGTCTGTCATGGTAATCCTTTATTCATCAAATCTATTGCCCTTCATATTCAACGGGTTCATCAGAAAAACCTTTCCAATTTCTTATTAGGAGGTAATCTAATTACTAAAAAAATTGAATCTATTTTTAATTCTTATTTAGAGCAGTTATCTCACCTAGAAAAAGCAATTTTGTTGGAGTTAGTCATTAATCGCAATCCTATTTCTTTATTAAAACTCAAAGAATATATTATAATTGACCCTGGTTACCCAAGCCTTGAAGAAGCCATTGAATCATTATCTCAACAAATTCTCTTATATCAACAAGATGGCTACTTTACCGTACATCCTTTAATGATTGAATTCTTCACTCAAAAACTTATTACAATAGCCATAGAAGAAATTAAAACTCAAAATTTCCAATTATTAAAAAGTAATGCTTTAATGAAAGCTACTGTTCCTGATTATTTAAGAAGAACTCAACTCAATCTTATCTTACTACCCATTCTTAACAACCTAATTTATTCTAGCAACAGCCGTAAAGTAGAAAATGAACTTATTCAGTGTTTAGAAACCCTCAGACATCATCCTTTTGGAGAAATTGGTTATATTGCTAGTAATATCATTAATCTACTTAATATTCTGAAAAAAGGTCATTTAAGACAATATGATTTTTCCAACCTACCGATTAGACAAATCGATTTTTCTGAGATTAAGCTGAACCAGGTGAATTTTGCTAATTCACATTTTTATGATTGTTTTTTTCCTCAAACTTGTGGCAGTATCTTATCAATTTCTTGTAGTCATTTTAATCAATCTGTTGACCCAGAATATCTTTTAGCAACTGGTGACAGTCATGGAATGATTTACCTTTGGAAAGTCAAACAAGACGGAGACCTAGAATTAAATAAGACTTTTCCTGCTCACGGAAGTTGGGTGTGGTCAGTTGCTTTAAATACAGAGGGAACATTACTCGCTAGTGGGGGACAAAATGGAATAGTAAAAATATGGTCTATTCTCACAGAACCTTCTCTAAATTGTCAGTGTTTTCGGCATTTTAATCAAAAACATCACGCTCCGATTAGATCAGTTACTTTTAGTGCTGATAGTCGATTATTAGCGACAGGAAGTGAAGATAAAACCATCAAAATCTGGTCAGTTGAAACCGGAGAATGTCTGCATACTTTAGAAGGACATCTAGAAAGAATTGGAGGTGTTGCCTTTAGTCATGATGATCAACTTTTAGCTAGTGGTAGTGCCGATAAAACCGTAAAAATCTGGTCAGTTGAAACCGGAGAATGTCTCCATACTTTAAAAGGACATCAAGATTGGGTGTGGCAAGTTGCCTTTAGTCCTGATGGTCAGTTATTAGCCAGTGGCAGTGGGGACAAAACCATTAAATTATGGTCTGTTACCCAACAGAAATATCAATATCTTGATACTTTAAAAGGACATAAAAATTGGATTTGGTCAATTGCCTTTAGTCCTGATGGTCAATACTTAGCCAGTGGCAGTGAGGATTTTACTATGCGATTATGGTCAGTTGAAACTAAAAAATGTCTTCAAAGTTTTCAAGGATATGGTAATCGGTTATCATCGATTGCTTTTAGCCCCAATAGTCAATATATCTTGAGTGGTTCAATTGACCGTTCAATTCGATTATGGTCTATTAAAAACCATGAATGTTTGCGACAAATTAAGGGTCATACTAACTGGGTCTGTTCAGTTGTTTTTAGTCCTGATGGAAAAACATTAATGAGTGGAAGCGGAGATCAAACCATTCGATTATGGTCAATTGAAAGTGGCGAGGTTATTAACACTTTACAAGAAAAAGATGATTGGGTTTTGTTATATCAAATAGCGGTCAGTTCTAATGGTCAATATATTGCCAGTACCAGTCATAATAATACTATTAAATTGTGGTCTCTGACGAACAAAGAAAAGTTGATTTTCGCCCCAGAACATCAAAATCGAGTATGGCAGATCGCTTTTACTCCAGATAGTAGAATGTTAGTGAGTGGAAGTGGAGATTATTCGGTTAAACTTTGGTCAATTCCTAGAGGATTTTGTCTCAAAACATTTGAGGGGCATCAGGCTTGGGTGTTATCAGTTGCTGTTAGTCCCAATGGGAAATTAATTGCAAGTGGGAGTGAAGATCGAACGATTAAACTCTGGTCTATTGAAGATGATACCACTCAATCTTTACAAACTTTTGAAGGCCATCAAGGAAGAATTTGGTCGGTTGCTTTTAGTCCCAACGATGAATTAATAGCTAGTGCAAGTGATGATAAAACTGTAAAAATTTGGAGCATTAAAGAGGGTCAATTAATTTATTCTTTTGAAGAATATCAATCTTGGATCTGGTCTGTCGCTTTTAGTCCAGACGGAAAATTACTTGCTAGTGGAGAAGATAATGCAACAATTCGCCTTTTGAATGTTGAGACAGGTCAATGTGATCGACTCTTGTCTAAACACACCAGAAGCGTTAAATCAGTGTGTTTTAGTCCCGATGGTCAAATGTTAGCAAGCGCAAGTGAAGATGGAACAATTAAACTTTGGAATGTTGGAACAGGGGAGTGTCAGCATACTTTAAGACATCCTAGACTTTATGAGCAAACCAATCTTACAAAAGTAGAAGGATTAAGTTGTGGAACGATCAACACTCTGAAAATATTAGGTGCTTTTGAAAATCCAAATTAA
- a CDS encoding Mov34/MPN/PAD-1 family protein, which translates to MLTDFKLKVIFSEKAFLGIAAETYESSKAETGGIFLGIRTFYQWYILETLDPGLNPIFRPGYFDYDTAYINHLSRKIARFYQEPIELLGLWHRHPGSFDYFSLTDDRINEKYASQHSEGIISALVNLDPFFRLTMYHVSLPSQSQLRPQYTKIFIEVGDKFIPQQLLTIKPVSHYLETIND; encoded by the coding sequence ATGTTAACGGATTTTAAACTCAAAGTTATTTTTTCAGAAAAGGCATTTTTAGGCATTGCTGCTGAAACTTATGAAAGCTCTAAAGCAGAAACAGGCGGTATTTTTTTAGGAATTAGAACATTTTATCAATGGTATATCCTAGAAACTTTAGATCCGGGGTTAAATCCTATTTTTCGTCCCGGTTATTTTGATTATGATACTGCCTACATTAACCATTTATCTCGTAAAATTGCTAGATTTTATCAAGAACCAATTGAACTCCTTGGACTTTGGCATAGGCATCCCGGCAGTTTTGATTACTTTTCCTTGACTGATGATAGAATTAATGAAAAATATGCTTCTCAACATTCTGAGGGAATTATTTCTGCCTTAGTTAATCTTGATCCCTTTTTTCGACTAACAATGTATCATGTTTCCCTTCCTTCTCAGTCCCAGTTAAGACCCCAATATACTAAGATTTTTATAGAAGTTGGAGATAAATTCATTCCCCAACAATTGCTAACTATCAAACCCGTCTCACACTATTTAGAGACAATTAATGATTAA
- a CDS encoding DUF3137 domain-containing protein, translating to MDEKHSYAVKSLFTGNSFNTRLIEVEIARQEKIKNQLIFGGLISTAWIVIGVLGFRILGSIFLFFVGSGIFHLFTSLVSGGIIYGLIRGINWAKNRINFFVKKHNNLLFFLRKDAIECFVKIIFPNAEQIIFEPQISSQNQMQPMLVNLFYNEFYKYTEKNTLSFTINKQPFQMADVEPVYALNSKKESIELDKFIDRYNRKIVCYFKSIVYQIEYEKENLNSDFLTVIIPKKAAPSPTKKIIDIEDRRAITVSKDYPRFELLSRDKRRPERFIQRGFEEYSVENMEMEDNFYVFTNNENASRKLLSYRFMEKIVKITSSKKEEISQPKVVQLLLSNQETTPTFWMQFTNITRQNNKPLQKLTVVTANKNLIFFDLTGEKSCNLDNFLLNFQKLENILNSIITELNVVPTTLN from the coding sequence ATGGATGAAAAACATAGTTATGCAGTTAAAAGCTTATTTACTGGTAATAGTTTCAATACTAGACTGATAGAAGTCGAAATAGCTAGACAAGAAAAGATTAAAAATCAGCTAATTTTTGGAGGATTAATTTCAACTGCATGGATTGTAATTGGTGTTTTGGGTTTTCGCATTCTTGGTTCTATATTTCTATTTTTTGTAGGTTCAGGAATTTTCCATCTTTTTACTTCTCTGGTATCTGGAGGTATTATTTATGGGCTAATACGTGGCATTAATTGGGCTAAAAATCGCATTAATTTTTTTGTAAAAAAACATAATAACCTACTGTTTTTTCTTCGTAAAGATGCAATTGAATGCTTTGTAAAAATCATTTTTCCCAATGCAGAACAGATAATATTTGAACCACAGATTTCATCTCAGAATCAGATGCAACCAATGCTAGTAAATTTGTTCTATAATGAATTTTATAAATACACAGAGAAAAACACGCTTTCATTTACAATTAATAAACAACCATTTCAGATGGCAGATGTAGAACCTGTTTATGCCCTTAATTCAAAGAAAGAATCTATCGAGCTTGATAAATTTATTGATAGATATAATAGGAAAATAGTTTGTTATTTTAAAAGCATTGTTTATCAAATAGAATATGAAAAAGAAAATCTCAATAGTGATTTTTTAACAGTGATTATTCCTAAAAAAGCTGCACCTAGCCCCACTAAAAAAATCATAGACATAGAAGATCGTCGCGCAATTACAGTTAGTAAAGATTATCCTAGATTTGAACTTTTGAGCAGGGATAAACGCCGTCCAGAAAGATTTATTCAGAGAGGGTTTGAGGAATATAGTGTAGAAAATATGGAAATGGAAGATAACTTCTATGTGTTTACAAACAACGAGAACGCCTCCAGAAAACTACTATCCTATCGGTTTATGGAAAAGATTGTAAAAATTACATCATCAAAAAAGGAAGAAATATCTCAACCCAAAGTGGTACAATTACTTTTAAGTAATCAGGAAACTACTCCTACTTTCTGGATGCAATTTACCAATATTACTCGCCAGAATAATAAACCATTACAGAAACTTACAGTTGTAACTGCAAATAAGAATTTGATTTTTTTTGATTTAACAGGAGAAAAATCTTGTAACTTAGATAATTTTTTGCTAAATTTTCAAAAACTGGAGAACATATTAAATTCAATAATTACTGAACTAAATGTAGTACCAACCACCCTCAATTGA
- a CDS encoding LemA family protein, protein MGQIFVVLLAMLGLLGYLASKIYNELTRLNSRVNRNFSGIDTQLSRRHAVIKKLVASVGAEQKNIINQFEALTNLIEKANLQRGNQQAFFDTENQISRMWNQILNLPQLKSIRGFQDLNKQIAEIEEEIAASRRTYNDSVERFNTYFASFPAGFIAQLLFKQFQEKAYFQATAEERQDIDINFNV, encoded by the coding sequence ATGGGTCAAATATTTGTTGTTCTCTTGGCAATGCTGGGATTGTTAGGATATTTAGCATCAAAAATTTACAATGAACTCACTCGACTGAATTCTAGAGTTAATAGAAATTTTTCTGGAATAGATACACAACTATCAAGACGGCACGCTGTTATTAAAAAGCTAGTTGCTAGTGTTGGTGCAGAACAAAAAAATATTATTAATCAGTTTGAAGCTTTGACTAATCTGATAGAAAAAGCCAATTTACAACGGGGAAATCAACAGGCTTTTTTTGATACAGAGAATCAGATATCAAGAATGTGGAATCAAATACTGAATTTACCACAACTCAAAAGTATACGCGGGTTTCAAGACCTCAATAAACAAATTGCTGAAATAGAAGAAGAAATTGCTGCATCAAGAAGAACATATAATGACAGCGTTGAAAGATTTAACACTTATTTTGCAAGTTTTCCGGCTGGATTTATTGCACAACTTCTTTTTAAACAGTTCCAAGAAAAGGCTTATTTTCAAGCAACTGCTGAAGAAAGACAAGATATTGATATAAATTTTAATGTTTAG
- a CDS encoding ISAs1-like element ISCysp8 family transposase gives MKLRFKRTICDYFSDIKDPRLERRKRHKLIDIITITICAIISGVQQWTEIEAYGQAKSKWFKKMLELPNGIPSHDTFSRVFQILDPEELRKGFLKWVQSVYEITEGEIVPIDGKTLKGSSDMTNDQKAIHMVSAWASKNRLVLGQIKVDKKSNEITAIPTLLKLLKLKGCIVTIDAMGCQRKIVDEIVKQEADYLITVKKNQSSLYKILEELFKPTLNSKNLPPNAQVDCEDNWDHGRDERRDVTVLNNIQPVTDLSSKWKNLKSIIKVEYVQFDSKGKMKYNRRYFISSLLLDAKSFAKIIRTHWTIENQMNWVLDVQLGEDASRIRKGHSPENLAIIRHLALSLINQETTLKKSVKGKQNKAGWDNNYLSKILAI, from the coding sequence ATGAAACTTCGATTCAAAAGAACAATTTGTGATTATTTTAGTGATATTAAAGATCCGCGTCTTGAGAGAAGAAAACGTCATAAACTCATTGATATTATTACCATTACCATCTGTGCGATTATCTCAGGAGTCCAACAGTGGACTGAAATTGAAGCCTACGGACAAGCTAAATCGAAATGGTTCAAAAAAATGTTAGAATTACCAAATGGTATCCCTTCGCATGATACATTTTCGAGGGTTTTTCAAATTCTCGACCCCGAAGAATTACGAAAAGGCTTTTTGAAATGGGTGCAATCAGTTTATGAAATAACTGAAGGGGAAATCGTTCCCATTGATGGGAAAACTTTAAAAGGTTCTTCCGATATGACTAATGACCAAAAAGCGATCCACATGGTGAGTGCATGGGCGAGTAAAAATAGATTAGTTTTAGGGCAAATCAAAGTTGATAAAAAATCCAATGAAATAACGGCTATTCCCACTTTGTTAAAACTGCTAAAATTAAAAGGATGTATTGTCACTATCGATGCTATGGGGTGTCAAAGAAAAATTGTTGACGAAATTGTTAAGCAAGAAGCTGACTATTTAATTACGGTTAAAAAGAATCAATCAAGTTTATATAAAATCTTAGAAGAACTTTTTAAGCCAACTTTAAATTCTAAAAATTTGCCCCCTAACGCTCAAGTCGATTGTGAAGATAATTGGGATCATGGAAGGGATGAGAGACGAGACGTTACGGTACTTAACAATATTCAGCCGGTGACGGATTTATCGTCAAAATGGAAAAATTTGAAATCGATTATTAAAGTTGAGTATGTTCAGTTTGACTCCAAGGGGAAAATGAAATATAATAGAAGATATTTTATTAGTAGTTTGCTCTTAGATGCTAAGTCGTTTGCTAAAATTATTCGGACTCATTGGACGATAGAAAATCAAATGAATTGGGTTCTTGACGTACAATTGGGCGAAGATGCTTCAAGAATAAGAAAAGGGCATTCTCCGGAAAATTTGGCAATTATTAGGCATTTGGCTTTAAGTTTAATTAACCAAGAAACTACTCTTAAAAAATCAGTTAAAGGTAAACAAAATAAAGCGGGATGGGATAACAATTATCTTAGCAAAATTTTAGCTATCTGA
- a CDS encoding DUF1822 family protein, whose product MPRSLKVAEVHKDKLEYALLRKGYATQKLFAENIELSLATVNKFFNCKPIDKLNFTEICHHLELDWDVITVSNSPDISPAEIDRRPPRKTMAQGKRRIRINLEATIDEFNKEMLDEFIRFIQEKSVDASFKLTKIEEGSIIFEFEGSEEGCQRLSQLFRSGQLTEILGIKISNVNLETAKSPPLNLREWLQNNFSEAVKAGWQNLEDILVPDPRSLALRNLSIEKAKRFDFGNNISLVFLLSLQRKFTQNDNLKLNFDFYPANPTDDYLPKGLKITIESETGQTVFEHQIKENQPNLKIDLDAELNEMILLKISLKEVTFEEALVA is encoded by the coding sequence ATGCCTCGTTCTCTTAAAGTTGCGGAAGTCCACAAAGATAAGCTCGAATATGCCTTACTTAGGAAAGGATATGCTACTCAAAAGCTATTTGCTGAAAATATAGAGTTAAGTTTAGCTACCGTTAATAAATTTTTTAATTGTAAACCTATTGATAAATTAAATTTTACTGAAATTTGTCATCATTTAGAGTTGGATTGGGATGTGATTACTGTTTCAAATTCTCCCGATATTTCTCCAGCAGAAATAGATAGACGACCTCCTAGAAAAACAATGGCTCAAGGAAAAAGGAGAATTCGCATAAATTTAGAAGCAACCATTGATGAATTTAACAAGGAGATGTTAGATGAGTTTATCAGATTTATTCAAGAAAAATCGGTTGATGCTTCTTTTAAATTGACCAAAATTGAGGAAGGAAGTATAATTTTTGAATTTGAAGGCTCAGAGGAAGGTTGTCAGCGATTATCTCAATTATTTCGGTCGGGTCAGTTAACAGAGATATTAGGAATTAAAATATCAAATGTTAATCTAGAAACGGCAAAGTCTCCTCCTCTTAATCTCAGAGAATGGTTGCAGAATAACTTTAGTGAAGCAGTGAAAGCAGGTTGGCAAAACTTAGAAGATATTTTAGTGCCAGATCCCAGATCCTTAGCCCTAAGAAATCTATCTATTGAAAAAGCTAAAAGATTTGATTTTGGTAATAATATTTCTCTTGTCTTTCTTCTTTCTCTTCAAAGAAAATTTACACAGAATGATAATTTAAAACTTAATTTTGATTTTTATCCGGCTAATCCAACAGATGATTATTTACCTAAAGGTCTGAAAATAACGATAGAATCCGAAACCGGTCAAACAGTATTTGAACATCAAATAAAAGAAAATCAGCCTAATCTAAAAATAGATCTAGATGCTGAACTTAATGAAATGATTTTATTGAAAATATCTTTAAAAGAAGTTACTTTTGAAGAAGCGTTAGTTGCTTAA